One window of Botrimarina mediterranea genomic DNA carries:
- a CDS encoding ABC transporter permease — MSLIDRLLEAAGDRLNPILVKETRQSLKSRQFTLWFVLLLIGCWITTIGAIAYVGPSIHYLSLGGRLLFVYYAILALPLMVVTPFSAYRSLSSEHEENTSDLLEVSSLSARQLVNGKLGSALLQIVIYLAALAPCIAFTYLLRGVELTTIVLLLAYVVLASIGLSAVGLVIAAATRQKYAQVVMSVTFAGVLFLAYSAILTAASRVLSWDSRFIHSEGNFWLQLGLLSLYMTTLVVVYAAAISLTTFSAANRSTALRKAAFLQQSVFIAWAAGLVLNGMPRDGVVSAFVTAAIYWFVAGALMSGEAPLLSLRVRRTLPQSLFGRAFGTWFNPGSGSGYIFAVCNTVTCAALAGIACRYYSEVGSHSWEACLKTIALLTGYLVAYLGIGRLAVVGLRRITEVSSLGAFLIQVLVTLGGSGLPFVVRTLNEQIRVADIASLTAPSPAWNVPRMLEGSLSADMEITVLVATGAVALAVFLINLTLAGHEARQLRIAAPRRVIEDDQEQQATEPQATNPWGDRPAPVEPNS, encoded by the coding sequence GTGAGTCTCATCGATCGATTGCTAGAAGCGGCGGGCGATCGGCTCAATCCGATCCTCGTCAAAGAGACGCGTCAATCGCTCAAGAGCCGGCAGTTCACGCTGTGGTTCGTACTGCTGTTGATCGGCTGCTGGATAACGACGATTGGCGCCATCGCTTACGTTGGACCGAGCATCCACTACCTTTCGCTCGGCGGCCGACTGCTGTTCGTTTACTATGCAATTCTGGCGCTGCCATTGATGGTCGTGACGCCTTTCTCGGCCTACCGATCGCTTTCTAGCGAGCATGAAGAGAACACCAGCGACCTGCTAGAAGTGTCGAGCCTCAGCGCGCGACAACTCGTCAACGGCAAGCTCGGGAGCGCCCTGTTACAGATCGTTATTTACCTTGCGGCGTTGGCGCCGTGCATCGCCTTCACTTACTTGTTGCGCGGGGTCGAGCTGACGACGATCGTGCTATTGCTCGCTTACGTGGTGCTCGCGTCGATCGGCCTTTCGGCGGTCGGTCTCGTCATCGCCGCCGCGACGAGGCAGAAGTACGCCCAGGTGGTGATGTCGGTCACGTTTGCGGGGGTCTTGTTCCTTGCCTACTCGGCGATCCTTACCGCGGCGTCGAGGGTTCTCAGCTGGGACAGTCGGTTCATCCATAGCGAAGGCAATTTCTGGCTCCAACTCGGTTTGCTATCGCTCTACATGACGACTCTTGTGGTTGTCTATGCCGCGGCAATCTCGCTGACGACGTTCTCCGCGGCGAACCGTTCGACAGCGTTGCGGAAGGCTGCATTCTTGCAGCAGTCGGTCTTCATCGCATGGGCCGCCGGCCTTGTCCTCAACGGCATGCCTCGCGACGGTGTCGTCAGTGCGTTTGTCACCGCGGCGATCTACTGGTTTGTCGCAGGGGCGCTAATGAGCGGTGAAGCGCCCCTCTTAAGCCTGCGCGTGCGACGCACCTTGCCGCAGAGTCTGTTCGGGCGGGCGTTCGGCACTTGGTTCAACCCAGGCAGCGGGTCGGGATATATCTTCGCAGTCTGCAACACGGTGACCTGTGCTGCGCTCGCTGGTATCGCCTGTCGTTACTATTCTGAGGTCGGCAGCCATTCGTGGGAGGCGTGCCTCAAGACGATCGCGCTCTTGACGGGGTATCTGGTCGCTTATCTGGGGATCGGACGGCTTGCCGTCGTCGGATTGCGGCGTATCACTGAGGTGTCGTCGCTTGGGGCGTTTCTGATCCAGGTTCTCGTAACCCTCGGCGGATCAGGGCTGCCATTTGTCGTCCGAACGCTCAACGAACAAATTCGCGTCGCCGATATTGCGTCGCTCACGGCGCCGAGCCCGGCATGGAACGTCCCGCGTATGCTCGAAGGCTCCCTGTCGGCTGACATGGAGATCACGGTGCTGGTCGCCACCGGCGCGGTTGCTCTTGCCGTCTTCTTGATTAACCTGACGCTGGCAGGTCACGAGGCGCGGCAATTGCGAATCGCGGCCCCGCGACGCGTGATCGAGGACGATCAAGAGCAACAGGCCACGGAGCCGCAGGCAACCAACCCCTGGGGCGACCGGCCCGCGCCGGTCGAGCCAAACTCTTGA
- a CDS encoding secretin N-terminal domain-containing protein yields MGRRPKSTTNTPWLARPLGVALVCLAVGVSMGQSSAPTAASRVAASQQVLDSLSRRGDLTLRDATLENALFTISELWGVNIVAAKVEGSVNGVFKDAPLRDILDTILLSNGFAYRPVGGSLVVSRLEALGQINPFFVSETIPVGVSDVDEVVEAAKLMSTPQGQIRPLPTAGAILVVDFPDRVEMIRDLIKQLDTAGRGVGSHGVGPRQLEVAYFRTHFVPAADAAQALEVVLSAEGRSAPVDGDDRLLVVDYPENIRMVESVLTRLDRPRPQVNIKALIYDISLSDMEQIGVNWGGVTNGAVDANGAVIGKNKSGMQVAAQTISPLASTANGGAFTFYALEGNFNLQSMVVALQQAEDSRLLADPNVTVMDNEPAKIESISEIPFQQLTQTTGGGNIGTTAFKEVGIKLDVVPKIARDATIDLTVIPEFSRLAGYTPETDQPIIETRRATTRVRVANSQTIMIAGLRQRSDVGNFNGVPLLKDVRYIGRLFRSHDTQIRESELVVFLTPEIVGYNDCLDERDRVTADTIRCRLDRVPPAEGCPHCNGTAPCDCENAIVDHALTPYATPEYATSEYAAPESPTDVTPEHGPDSHEVLPSPPASADPVETVDPIGRASSASDKSQADLRRSVRRLPPATRVAVAYATPLSDSPRAGESEPEVDQSQKPMRIDYDSRFRAPGSVNPNRERLFADPAPPLEKQAENKSFWQFWR; encoded by the coding sequence ATGGGACGACGCCCCAAATCGACCACGAACACGCCATGGCTGGCGCGGCCGTTGGGCGTCGCTTTGGTCTGCCTAGCCGTCGGCGTGTCGATGGGGCAATCGTCGGCCCCAACCGCGGCCAGCCGAGTGGCCGCTTCTCAGCAAGTCTTGGACTCGCTGAGCCGGCGCGGCGACCTCACGCTGCGTGATGCGACCCTAGAGAACGCCCTCTTCACCATCAGCGAGCTGTGGGGCGTCAACATCGTCGCCGCGAAGGTTGAAGGATCGGTGAACGGCGTCTTCAAGGACGCCCCGCTCCGCGACATCCTCGACACGATCCTGCTCTCCAACGGGTTCGCCTATCGGCCGGTCGGCGGCAGTCTCGTCGTGAGCCGCCTCGAGGCCCTCGGGCAGATCAATCCTTTTTTTGTCTCCGAGACAATCCCCGTCGGCGTCAGCGATGTGGACGAAGTTGTCGAAGCGGCAAAGCTGATGAGCACGCCGCAGGGCCAAATCCGACCCCTGCCGACGGCCGGCGCCATCTTGGTCGTGGATTTCCCCGATCGGGTCGAGATGATACGCGACCTGATCAAGCAACTCGATACAGCAGGCCGCGGCGTCGGCTCGCACGGCGTGGGGCCAAGGCAACTCGAAGTGGCCTACTTCCGCACCCATTTCGTCCCCGCCGCCGACGCCGCCCAGGCGCTGGAGGTGGTGTTGAGCGCCGAGGGACGCTCGGCGCCGGTTGACGGCGATGACCGACTCTTGGTTGTCGATTATCCGGAGAACATCCGCATGGTCGAGTCGGTGCTGACAAGGCTCGACCGCCCGCGACCGCAGGTGAACATCAAGGCGCTGATCTACGACATCAGCCTCAGCGATATGGAGCAGATTGGCGTCAACTGGGGCGGCGTCACCAACGGCGCAGTCGACGCTAACGGCGCCGTCATCGGGAAGAACAAATCGGGCATGCAGGTGGCGGCCCAGACAATTTCGCCACTCGCATCGACGGCTAACGGTGGAGCGTTCACGTTCTACGCCCTGGAAGGGAACTTCAACCTTCAATCGATGGTGGTCGCGTTGCAACAGGCGGAAGACTCACGCTTGCTAGCTGACCCTAACGTCACGGTGATGGACAACGAGCCCGCCAAGATCGAGAGCATCTCGGAAATCCCCTTCCAGCAGCTCACGCAGACGACCGGTGGCGGCAACATCGGCACGACGGCGTTCAAAGAGGTGGGCATCAAGCTCGACGTCGTCCCCAAGATCGCCCGCGACGCCACGATTGATCTCACGGTCATCCCCGAGTTCAGTCGCCTCGCCGGCTACACGCCCGAAACCGATCAGCCGATCATCGAGACCCGTCGCGCAACGACCCGCGTTCGCGTCGCCAACTCGCAGACGATCATGATCGCCGGCCTGCGGCAGCGTTCCGATGTCGGCAACTTCAACGGCGTCCCGCTGCTCAAGGACGTCCGTTACATCGGGCGTCTCTTCCGATCACACGACACGCAGATCCGGGAGAGTGAGTTGGTCGTCTTCCTTACCCCCGAGATTGTTGGCTACAACGACTGCCTCGACGAGCGTGACCGTGTAACCGCCGACACGATTCGGTGTCGGCTGGATCGTGTCCCGCCCGCAGAGGGCTGCCCTCATTGCAACGGGACGGCGCCTTGCGACTGCGAAAACGCCATCGTCGATCATGCTTTGACGCCGTATGCAACTCCCGAGTACGCAACTTCCGAGTACGCCGCCCCCGAGAGTCCGACCGACGTAACTCCCGAACACGGTCCCGACTCGCATGAGGTGCTCCCTTCCCCACCGGCTTCGGCCGATCCGGTGGAGACGGTCGATCCGATCGGCAGGGCTTCGTCAGCGTCAGACAAGAGCCAGGCCGATCTGCGTCGGAGCGTGCGACGCTTGCCGCCGGCAACCCGCGTGGCAGTCGCATACGCGACGCCTCTCTCGGACTCACCCCGGGCAGGAGAGTCCGAGCCAGAAGTCGATCAATCCCAGAAGCCAATGCGGATCGACTACGACTCTCGCTTCCGGGCCCCCGGAAGCGTCAACCCCAACCGCGAGCGGCTCTTCGCCGACCCAGCGCCGCCCTTGGAAAAGCAAGCGGAGAACAAGTCGTTCTGGCAGTTCTGGCGGTGA
- a CDS encoding PilN domain-containing protein has translation MRPTPSDRRKTQERRNLSARRRHAETRRVAIELGQSMLRVAVVIDTEKDTLPTLRTRTLHWRQEAPNLLCDQGRAELAAALRVLVTEERLAGCQVSLAISSTLCVNRATTGATARVEQEISDVRERSQLYLALGPGPKTTAIARKHIDARHEHALVTVTNQRTLALLVEASQSAGLVVDVVESALVSLSRLHGVLEADCDSAAILAQLDEGRFEIGVARAGQLLLEYRPSLDSKSDRLGQVVDDHHDRLHRFCQRQYGATPSDLDRMWLVGEPSEVKVAKPQTKLGLKTGVLPMDRLGDFWNLADPGVITAEMGATLGLALRGRFDETGVSPNLMDEIHAQAKEPIRPFLIRAAAPIAAALLLATGLWLFNLQQESQLTTLRARVQAAKPGHLRGQKLSNELANAALEIEQLTRLEEVTPERRVTPLVQGVGYCLPDDVWLKELKFDDRGSATVLGASYTEESVYEFVRYLDEAPTYHDVALRGTGVEQTPQGPATSFGVDIKLAPAMAAPKRGGK, from the coding sequence ATGAGACCAACTCCAAGCGACCGTCGGAAAACTCAAGAACGACGCAACCTCTCTGCGCGGCGGCGCCACGCCGAGACGCGACGTGTCGCCATTGAACTCGGGCAGTCGATGCTACGGGTTGCGGTGGTCATTGACACAGAGAAGGACACGCTGCCGACCCTGCGGACTCGAACCCTCCACTGGCGGCAAGAGGCGCCGAATCTCCTCTGCGATCAGGGGAGAGCGGAGCTAGCAGCGGCGCTGCGGGTGCTGGTGACTGAAGAGCGACTCGCGGGATGTCAGGTGTCGCTCGCCATCAGCAGCACCCTTTGCGTCAACCGCGCCACGACCGGCGCCACAGCGCGGGTCGAGCAGGAAATATCCGATGTCCGCGAACGCAGCCAGCTCTACTTGGCGCTTGGGCCGGGACCCAAGACCACCGCGATCGCCCGCAAGCACATCGACGCCCGTCACGAGCACGCGCTAGTGACGGTCACCAACCAACGGACTCTCGCGCTGCTGGTTGAAGCGTCGCAGTCGGCGGGTTTGGTTGTTGATGTCGTCGAGTCCGCCTTGGTGTCATTGAGTCGCCTCCACGGTGTGCTCGAAGCCGATTGCGACTCTGCAGCTATCCTCGCGCAGCTCGACGAGGGTCGATTCGAGATCGGTGTTGCGCGAGCCGGTCAATTGCTCTTGGAGTATCGCCCCTCGCTGGATTCGAAGTCGGACCGTCTCGGCCAAGTCGTTGACGATCACCACGACCGTCTTCATCGATTCTGCCAACGGCAGTATGGCGCTACGCCAAGCGACCTCGACCGCATGTGGCTGGTCGGCGAGCCTTCCGAGGTGAAGGTCGCGAAGCCTCAAACCAAGCTCGGTCTCAAGACGGGCGTCTTGCCAATGGATCGGCTGGGGGATTTCTGGAACTTGGCAGACCCGGGCGTGATCACCGCAGAGATGGGCGCCACGTTGGGGCTAGCTTTGCGTGGGAGGTTCGACGAAACCGGCGTCAGCCCCAACCTGATGGACGAAATCCACGCCCAAGCTAAAGAGCCAATCCGACCCTTCCTGATCCGCGCTGCGGCGCCCATCGCGGCGGCCCTGCTGCTCGCGACGGGGCTCTGGCTGTTCAACTTACAACAAGAGTCGCAGCTCACGACTCTGCGTGCACGGGTTCAAGCCGCGAAGCCAGGGCACTTGCGCGGTCAGAAGTTGAGCAACGAACTCGCAAACGCGGCCCTCGAGATTGAGCAGCTCACGCGGTTGGAAGAAGTCACACCCGAGAGGCGGGTGACGCCGCTCGTCCAGGGAGTCGGATATTGCCTGCCCGACGACGTTTGGCTGAAAGAACTCAAGTTCGACGATCGCGGCAGCGCGACGGTGCTCGGCGCCAGCTACACCGAGGAAAGCGTCTACGAGTTTGTCCGCTATCTGGATGAGGCGCCTACCTATCACGACGTCGCGTTGCGAGGCACCGGCGTCGAACAAACACCACAAGGTCCCGCCACCAGCTTTGGCGTGGACATCAAGCTGGCGCCAGCAATGGCGGCGCCGAAGAGAGGGGGAAAATGA
- a CDS encoding prepilin-type N-terminal cleavage/methylation domain-containing protein, which produces MTKHRRQHDQRRGVTLLEVMTATVISATMMTSSVALLRSNYTAWQAHEADIDRSANAAAVLRHFVQNVRQAAGVTAITAASNPSGALTIALADGTTLAWDHSGTSVTLSVNGGAAQPLADDIQTLTFIGYEADGVTPTAIPGETQTVHAVLTTLLPAGGTRTYSACAWVRSW; this is translated from the coding sequence GTGACAAAGCACCGTCGCCAACACGACCAGCGCCGCGGCGTCACCTTGCTCGAGGTGATGACCGCGACCGTTATCTCGGCGACCATGATGACGTCGTCCGTCGCGCTGCTGCGATCGAACTACACGGCTTGGCAGGCTCACGAGGCGGACATCGACCGGTCCGCCAATGCCGCTGCGGTCCTCCGTCACTTTGTGCAGAATGTCCGCCAAGCGGCGGGCGTGACGGCGATTACCGCGGCGTCAAACCCGAGTGGCGCCCTAACGATCGCCCTCGCCGACGGCACAACGCTCGCCTGGGACCATAGCGGAACCAGCGTCACGCTCAGCGTCAACGGCGGCGCCGCTCAGCCGTTGGCGGACGACATCCAGACGCTGACTTTCATCGGTTACGAAGCGGACGGCGTCACGCCCACCGCGATCCCGGGCGAAACGCAAACCGTTCACGCCGTCCTGACAACGCTGCTTCCCGCCGGCGGGACACGCACCTATTCCGCTTGCGCATGGGTACGGTCATGGTGA
- a CDS encoding type IV pilus modification PilV family protein, translated as MPRDPYRRHPSSALAPRLARHRGYSLVEVVAAIALMAATLVPAVEFVRYGMERSLEDDRRQLLALYAASQVEERLGVVAATWVEGTQSGDYSADGHPDIRYTTTCSDEAASGGVVGMLMDIRSTVYYDSNADDALSAGEMRCTFRTKIGKFATYEALSL; from the coding sequence ATGCCTCGCGATCCGTACCGACGACACCCCAGCTCTGCGCTAGCGCCTCGGCTTGCGCGGCATCGTGGATACTCGCTTGTCGAGGTCGTCGCGGCGATTGCGCTGATGGCGGCGACCCTCGTCCCGGCGGTAGAGTTTGTCCGCTACGGCATGGAACGCAGCCTCGAAGACGACCGCCGACAGTTGCTCGCCCTTTACGCGGCGTCGCAAGTCGAAGAGCGTTTGGGCGTCGTGGCGGCGACCTGGGTCGAGGGCACGCAGTCGGGCGACTACTCAGCCGATGGTCATCCCGATATCCGCTACACAACAACCTGCTCGGACGAAGCCGCTAGTGGCGGAGTCGTCGGCATGCTGATGGATATCCGTTCGACGGTCTATTACGACTCCAACGCCGACGACGCCCTGAGTGCCGGCGAGATGCGTTGTACGTTCCGCACCAAGATCGGTAAGTTCGCCACCTACGAGGCGTTGTCTCTGTGA
- a CDS encoding pilus assembly FimT family protein, which yields MTNTKPYARPRLERRAYSLLEMATVVAIVGMLGAMGLLKWGDGALRTASAQGFARSVAMSLSVARRQAIAEGTPAAVVFYRTAGVVDSIQVVRSASGGDSPTDATLAVPNGVTVTAASDRWQFNHGGGLSTPLAGGMITISDGQWDWALTINAVTGRIGFAKTN from the coding sequence ATGACGAACACCAAGCCCTACGCACGCCCTCGTCTCGAGCGGCGTGCGTATTCGCTTTTGGAGATGGCGACCGTCGTCGCAATCGTGGGGATGCTCGGCGCCATGGGCCTCTTAAAGTGGGGAGACGGCGCCCTGCGAACCGCATCGGCCCAGGGCTTCGCCCGTAGCGTTGCGATGTCACTCAGCGTCGCGCGACGCCAAGCCATTGCCGAAGGGACGCCCGCCGCTGTTGTCTTCTACAGGACCGCCGGCGTGGTTGATTCGATTCAGGTGGTGCGGTCCGCTTCGGGCGGCGACTCACCCACCGACGCGACCCTTGCCGTTCCAAACGGAGTGACCGTGACGGCCGCCAGCGATCGCTGGCAGTTTAACCATGGCGGCGGGCTCAGCACGCCGCTTGCCGGTGGCATGATCACGATCAGCGACGGCCAGTGGGACTGGGCCCTCACCATCAACGCCGTCACAGGGCGAATCGGCTTTGCGAAGACAAACTAG
- a CDS encoding type II secretion system protein, with the protein MNRPRHRRHAFSLMELLAVVTILGIIAAIVVPRVTTSSDTAKAKVNLHNKGTINAAIERYYIESGSWPSANLTELDVPAYFPDGIPVNPIDNSAYTMNTTTHRLD; encoded by the coding sequence ATGAACCGCCCCCGTCATCGTCGCCATGCGTTCTCGTTGATGGAACTGCTGGCTGTTGTCACGATCCTCGGCATCATCGCCGCGATTGTCGTCCCGCGCGTGACGACATCGAGCGACACCGCCAAGGCCAAGGTGAACCTTCACAACAAGGGCACCATCAACGCCGCCATCGAGCGCTACTACATCGAGAGCGGCTCGTGGCCTTCGGCGAACCTGACGGAGCTGGACGTGCCCGCCTACTTCCCGGACGGCATCCCGGTGAACCCGATCGACAACTCCGCCTACACGATGAACACAACGACGCACCGCCTTGACTGA
- a CDS encoding type II secretion system protein, with protein sequence MTEQRLLYRRRVTRRAFSLTELMAVVAILGLLAAMALPRTESAAVRGNRAACQVNRAEIELQSMLWRRVHGEWPSAGLPDVGADGGYFPTGLPTCPVDGSTYTIDTSGDVVGHTH encoded by the coding sequence GTGACCGAGCAACGCCTGCTCTATCGCCGACGAGTGACGCGGCGCGCCTTCTCGTTGACCGAACTGATGGCCGTCGTCGCGATCCTAGGGCTGCTCGCCGCGATGGCGCTGCCGCGCACCGAGTCCGCCGCTGTCCGTGGCAACCGTGCGGCGTGTCAGGTCAACCGGGCCGAGATCGAGTTGCAATCGATGCTCTGGCGTCGGGTCCACGGAGAATGGCCGTCGGCAGGACTGCCCGACGTCGGCGCCGACGGCGGTTACTTCCCCACCGGCCTGCCGACCTGCCCGGTCGATGGATCAACCTACACAATCGATACATCCGGGGACGTGGTCGGGCACACCCACTGA
- a CDS encoding type II secretion system F family protein, which produces MRTTAKKSLAPTLLGESLRPKAGKAAAWTLNARHANRLTPKDVTVILRNLATLTSNGVSLPKAIGALAEEKSLEKRRDTLKQLRNRVESGDSFSHALGQLDGAFDRVTVSQIRVGERAGTLPDTLLQVAEQREKAGKIKENVVKKLAYPIVLATVGAAVVTFLLCYVVPVFEKTYASANVPLPAITQVMIAVGSVAQSYWWIALLTMVGTPVVLHRLRQNDALAKRIDTFLLRLPLIGPMLRDMALLQLMEVLGSLMEAGFTLAESLEEAGDSVRNRAMKDGVAALRRAVQQGERFSREVERHAELFPPMVSQLVIVGEQTGRLTKSTREIRNLLEDEIARKTDLAIGVIEPTLTISMAAAVAVILLAIYLPMFDMINTVGA; this is translated from the coding sequence ATGAGAACCACCGCCAAGAAGTCGCTCGCCCCGACGCTGTTAGGCGAATCGCTGCGCCCGAAAGCCGGCAAGGCCGCGGCTTGGACGCTCAACGCGCGCCATGCGAATCGACTCACTCCCAAGGATGTCACCGTCATCTTGCGGAACTTGGCGACGCTGACCAGCAATGGCGTCTCGCTTCCCAAGGCGATCGGCGCCCTTGCCGAAGAGAAGTCGCTAGAGAAACGGCGCGATACGCTCAAGCAACTCCGCAACCGCGTCGAGTCGGGCGACTCCTTCAGCCACGCACTGGGTCAGCTCGATGGCGCCTTCGACCGCGTCACGGTCAGTCAGATCCGTGTCGGCGAGCGTGCCGGCACGCTTCCGGACACGCTGCTGCAGGTCGCCGAGCAGCGTGAGAAGGCCGGCAAGATCAAAGAGAACGTCGTCAAGAAGCTCGCCTACCCGATCGTGCTGGCGACGGTTGGCGCCGCGGTGGTGACATTCCTGCTCTGCTACGTGGTCCCCGTCTTCGAGAAGACTTATGCCTCCGCCAACGTCCCCTTGCCGGCGATCACGCAGGTCATGATCGCCGTGGGGAGCGTCGCCCAGTCCTACTGGTGGATTGCCCTGCTCACCATGGTTGGGACGCCGGTGGTGCTCCATCGGCTGCGTCAGAACGACGCATTGGCGAAGCGCATCGATACTTTCTTGCTCCGTCTCCCCTTGATCGGACCGATGCTCCGCGACATGGCGTTGCTGCAACTCATGGAAGTCCTCGGCAGCCTAATGGAGGCGGGCTTCACCCTCGCCGAATCCCTTGAGGAAGCCGGCGATTCGGTCCGCAACCGCGCTATGAAGGACGGCGTCGCCGCGTTGCGCCGCGCCGTGCAGCAAGGCGAAAGGTTCAGCCGTGAGGTCGAACGCCACGCCGAGTTGTTCCCGCCGATGGTCAGCCAACTGGTGATCGTCGGCGAGCAAACCGGTCGCTTAACCAAATCGACGCGGGAGATCCGCAACCTGCTAGAAGACGAAATCGCACGGAAGACCGATCTAGCGATTGGCGTCATCGAGCCGACGCTGACCATCTCGATGGCGGCGGCGGTGGCGGTGATCCTGCTGGCGATCTACCTCCCGATGTTCGACATGATCAATACGGTAGGGGCGTGA
- a CDS encoding GspE/PulE family protein → MARLGDILVRRGFITQAQLDAALAAQGSERGVLGQILLRRNLISIQQLGDALSEQYGVPYMDIVPQAVNPQIARLVPEDLARQRSCVPVGVGKGSLQLAMVAPDDIDTISETELITGYHVQPLVALEHAIQAALDRGFDDRLTARQTIVDMKLADLAAAEESVDEDLEATVVADEEQAPVVRLVTSILTGAINAGCSDIHLEPHVPEMRVRYRVDGELQPVMTIPNHTEEAVVARIKVMADMDTTENRRPQDGRLTIVEGGSRVNFRVSTIPTVGGEKVVMRLLDEGSKNFDLTSLGLGERDLKKVQELIDKPHGMIVVTGPTGSGKSTTMYSVLAKLNAVCRNIVTVEDPVEYRLTGVNQVASDNEHGLGFANALKYIMRQDPDVIMVGEIRDHETATTAVQAALTGHLLLSTLHTNDAIGAVQRLNDLGVDNFKIAGALLGSVAQRLLRSICPECKELTQPNEQLWTKLMGTQVPPRNAKFYRGRGCRKCLGTGYSGRLPIYEIMVMTPELGDAVERGAPASKLREIAHKQGLVSLADAGIEQVFAGRTTLEEVYYKLSS, encoded by the coding sequence ATGGCAAGGCTCGGCGACATCCTGGTGCGGCGTGGTTTTATCACGCAAGCGCAGCTCGACGCGGCCCTCGCTGCGCAGGGGTCGGAGCGCGGCGTGCTTGGGCAGATCCTGCTGCGCCGCAACCTGATCTCGATCCAGCAGCTGGGCGACGCGCTATCGGAACAGTACGGCGTCCCCTACATGGACATCGTGCCGCAAGCGGTGAACCCACAGATCGCACGACTCGTGCCCGAGGACCTTGCCCGGCAGCGGAGCTGTGTCCCGGTCGGCGTTGGCAAAGGGTCGTTGCAGCTGGCGATGGTGGCGCCGGACGACATCGACACGATCAGCGAAACGGAATTAATCACCGGGTACCACGTGCAGCCACTGGTGGCGCTCGAGCACGCAATCCAGGCGGCGCTCGATCGCGGCTTCGACGACCGGCTCACCGCTCGGCAAACTATCGTCGACATGAAACTCGCCGACCTCGCCGCCGCCGAGGAGAGCGTTGATGAAGACCTCGAAGCCACGGTCGTCGCTGATGAAGAGCAGGCGCCGGTGGTGCGGCTGGTGACGTCAATCCTCACCGGCGCCATCAACGCGGGTTGCAGCGACATCCACCTCGAACCGCACGTCCCGGAGATGCGGGTGCGGTACCGCGTCGACGGCGAGCTGCAGCCGGTGATGACGATCCCCAACCACACCGAAGAGGCGGTCGTCGCGCGTATCAAGGTCATGGCCGATATGGACACGACCGAGAACCGCCGCCCGCAGGACGGCCGGTTGACGATCGTCGAGGGCGGCAGCCGCGTCAACTTCCGCGTCAGCACCATCCCCACGGTTGGCGGCGAGAAGGTTGTGATGCGTCTCTTGGACGAGGGGAGCAAGAACTTCGACCTGACGAGCCTCGGTCTCGGCGAGCGCGACCTCAAGAAGGTTCAGGAGCTGATCGACAAACCACACGGCATGATCGTCGTCACCGGGCCGACGGGCTCGGGCAAGAGCACGACGATGTACTCGGTGCTAGCGAAGCTCAACGCCGTCTGCCGCAACATCGTGACGGTCGAAGACCCGGTCGAGTACCGGTTGACGGGCGTCAATCAGGTCGCCAGCGATAACGAGCACGGCCTCGGGTTCGCCAATGCGCTGAAGTACATCATGCGGCAGGACCCCGACGTCATCATGGTCGGCGAGATCCGCGACCATGAGACGGCCACCACCGCGGTGCAAGCCGCGTTGACTGGGCATTTGCTGCTCAGCACACTGCACACCAACGACGCCATCGGCGCCGTCCAGCGCCTGAACGACCTTGGAGTCGACAACTTCAAGATCGCCGGCGCTCTGCTAGGGTCGGTGGCGCAGCGCCTGTTGCGATCGATCTGCCCCGAGTGCAAGGAACTGACGCAGCCCAACGAGCAACTCTGGACCAAGCTGATGGGGACCCAGGTCCCGCCACGAAACGCCAAGTTCTATCGCGGCCGCGGCTGCCGGAAATGTCTCGGCACGGGCTACTCAGGCCGGCTGCCGATCTACGAGATCATGGTGATGACGCCCGAGTTGGGCGACGCGGTCGAGCGTGGCGCGCCGGCGTCGAAACTGCGCGAGATCGCTCACAAGCAGGGCCTCGTCTCCCTCGCCGACGCCGGCATCGAGCAGGTCTTCGCCGGCCGTACAACGCTCGAAGAGGTTTACTACAAGCTCTCGAGCTGA
- a CDS encoding response regulator transcription factor produces the protein MADKHQATILLIEEDATLREITQFRLELLGHAVAAVASGAEGITWLAQMLPDAIVIGHFLPDMDGMDLVDRLSNDLRTSGVPVMLLSPHAELTDVQKAFNAGADDYLVTPYDPLMLERKLKRLLTTVEA, from the coding sequence ATGGCCGACAAGCATCAAGCGACGATTCTCCTCATCGAGGAAGACGCGACGCTGCGCGAGATCACCCAGTTCCGACTGGAGCTGTTGGGGCACGCCGTCGCCGCAGTGGCGTCGGGCGCCGAGGGGATCACTTGGCTCGCTCAGATGCTCCCGGACGCAATCGTCATTGGTCACTTCCTGCCCGACATGGACGGCATGGACCTCGTGGACCGGCTTAGCAACGACCTCCGCACTTCGGGCGTCCCCGTGATGCTGCTCTCACCCCACGCCGAACTGACGGACGTGCAGAAAGCGTTTAACGCCGGCGCGGACGACTACTTGGTGACGCCGTACGACCCGCTGATGCTCGAGCGCAAACTCAAACGATTGCTCACCACGGTCGAAGCCTAA